From the genome of Cytophagales bacterium WSM2-2:
CTTCAGAACGCCCGGAAACATCAAACTCCTGAGACTCCAAATGTGCTCGGAATTTATCTGCTGTCGAAGGTGGTTGAAGATTTTCTGCGCAAAGGAGTTCAAACCCTCAAAAGAGAAACCGACTATAAGGCCGCCATCTTATATCAGGCGTTGGGCAAACATCAATGGCTTGCTCCATTTGTAAAAAATAAGAAAGATCAATCACAAACGGTTATCGTTATGCAATGCGGTGACAAGACCGAGCGAGTCAATGAATACCTGAAGCTCGTTGGAATTCATGCAGGTGAAGGCTATGGTGTATTGAAAAAAATGCAGCTTCGTTTCGCCAATTTCCCGGCACACTCTAAAGAGCAATTTGAATTACTGGTTGATTCGTTAGAAAAATTCAGCTGAACAGTTAAACCATCCGCTGTTTATATTATCTAATTTTAGCCAAACTACTTGCTTCTTTTGGAAGACCACGAGCTTCTTCAGAAAATCCGGAACCCCGAATCCCGAAACTATGGTTTCAATATGCTGGTGCGAACGTATCAGCAACGGGTATACTGGCTGGCTCGAAAGATGGTAATCGACCACGATGACGCCAACGATCTCACGCAAGAAATCTTTATCAAGGTTCACAAATCGATCGATAGTTTCCGAGGAGACTCCCAGTTATTCACATGGATTTATCGCATCGCTACCAATGAATGTCTCTCCTATTTGAGCAAGAAAAAGAAGCGCTTCTTTTTACCTATTGAAGATGTTGGGCAGCAACTGGTTTCGAAGTTAGATACCTCTCCTCACATTACCGGTGACGATATTCAGAAGAAGCTCCAAAAAGCCCTGCTCACACTACCCGACAAACAACGCCTGGTCTTTAACCTTAAGTACTTTGAAGAAATGCCCTACGAGGAGATGGCTGAAGTAACCAAGACCAGCGTGGGAGCCCTGAAAGCAAGCTTCCATCATGCTGTAAAAAAGATAGAAGAATTCCTTGCCGGAGATTAAACTATTTGCCCTATGTTAAATCATAATGAACAGAGATGAAAAAGCTAGAAGACATACCGAAAAAGAGCATTTTTGAGGTTCCTGATGGGTATTTCGATCAGCTTGCCCTTCAAATCCAATCCAAGACGGAACAACTCAGCCCTGCCAAGCCTGTAAGAACATGGAGCCTGGCGTTGCGCTATGTGTTACCTGTGGCCCTTGTAGCAATTGCATTAGTTTTCGTTCTAAAGCCAAAAGCAATAGAGGAAACAGAAGAGTTACTGGCATCTATTCCTTCGGAGCACCTTGTAGCTTTCCTTCATGAAAGTGATATTTCAGAGCAAGATTTGCTGGAGATGATTCAATTGGATCATAAAGATGTAGACTCATTAAATTTGCAATTACATGCAGATTTTTTATTGAAGAAT
Proteins encoded in this window:
- a CDS encoding DNA-directed RNA polymerase sigma-70 factor, with amino-acid sequence MVIDHDDANDLTQEIFIKVHKSIDSFRGDSQLFTWIYRIATNECLSYLSKKKKRFFLPIEDVGQQLVSKLDTSPHITGDDIQKKLQKALLTLPDKQRLVFNLKYFEEMPYEEMAEVTKTSVGALKASFHHAVKKIEEFLAGD